A region of Homo sapiens chromosome 17, GRCh38.p14 Primary Assembly DNA encodes the following proteins:
- the TRIM16 gene encoding tripartite motif-containing protein 16 isoform c (isoform c is encoded by transcript variant 6) — protein sequence MQFGELLAAVRKAQANVMLFLEEKEQAALSQANGIKAHLEYRSAEMEKSKQELERMAAISNTVQFLEEYCKFKNTEDITFPSVYVGLKDKLSGIRKVITESTVHLIQLLENYKKKLQEFSKEEEYDIRTQVSAVVQRKYWTSKPEPSTREQFLQYAYDITFDPDTAHKYLRLQEENRKVTNTTPWEHPYPDLPSRFLHWRQVLSQQSLYLHRYYFEVEIFGAGTYVGLTCKGIDRKGEERNSCISGNNFSWSLQWNGKEFTAWYSDMETPLKAGPFRRLGVYIDFPGGILSFYGVEYDTMTLVHKFACKFSEPVYAAFWLSKKENAIRIVDLGEEPEKPAPSLVGTAP from the exons ATGCAGTTTGGGGAACTCCTTGCTGCTGTGAGGAAGGCCCAGGCCAATGTGATGCTCTTCTTAGAGGAGAAGGAGCAAGCTGCGCTGAGCCAGGCCAACGGTATCAAGGCCCACCTGGAGTACAGGAGTGCCGAGATGGAGAAGAGCAAGCAGGAGCTGGAGAGGATGGCGGCCATCAGCAACACTGTCCAGTTCTTGGAG gAGTACTGCAAGTTTAAGAACACTGAAGACATCACCTTCCCTAGTGTTTACGTAGGGCTGAAGGATAAACTCTCGGGCATCCGCAAAGTTATCACGGAATCCACTGTACACTTAATCCAGTTGCTGGAGAACTATAAGAAAAAGCTCCAGGAGTTTTCCAAGGAAG AGGAGTATGACATCAGAACTCAAGTGTCTGCCGTTGTTCAGCGCAAATATTGGACTTCCAAACCTGAGCCCAGCACCAGGGAACAGTTCCTCCAAT ATGCGTATGACATCACGTTTGACCCGGACACAGCACACAAGTATCTCCGGCTGCAGGAGGAGAACCGCAAGGTCACCAACACCACGCCCTGGGAGCATCCCTACCCGGACCTCCCCAGCAGGTTCCTGCACTGGCGGCAGGTGCTGTCCCAGCAGAGTCTGTACCTGCACAGGTACTATTTTGAGGTGGAGATCTTCGGGGCAGGCACCTATGTTGGCCTGACCTGCAAAGGCATCGACCGGAAAGGGGAGGAGCGCAACAGTTGCATTTCCGGAAACAACTTCTCCTGGAGCCTCCAATGGAACGGGAAGGAGTTCACGGCCTGGTACAGTGACATGGAGACCCCACTCAAAGCTGGCCCTTTCCGGAGGCTCGGGGTCTATATCGACTTCCCGGGAGGGATCCTTTCCTTCTATGGCGTAGAGTATGATACCATGACTCTGGTTCACAAGTTTGCCTGCAAATTTTCAGAACCAGTCTATGCTGCCTTCTGGCTTTCCAAGAAGGAAAACGCCATCCGGATTGTAGATCTGGGAGAGGAACCCGAGAAGCCAGCACCGTCCTTGGTGGGGACTGCTCCCTAG